The proteins below come from a single Marinobacter bohaiensis genomic window:
- a CDS encoding pyrroline-5-carboxylate reductase family protein — protein sequence MTEALGILGVGHLASYVVAGLRKAGDNRTIRLSPRNRETSEALRQTHGCEIAPDNQAVADECRVILLAVRPQHLDALLDTLTLRDDHLLISCVAGVSLDAIRQRVGPARVVRTLPLACAEVGEGVVPLFPDEATARELLSPLGRLIAFDAERAFELASTAACVNGWTYAFLDRLSDWFAGQGLSPEQARELVVHSMRGATGLAAGFPERSLRGISDSIATPGTYTRDGLDALEARDAFGAWEDACQLIKDSLDG from the coding sequence ATGACAGAGGCACTCGGCATTCTGGGAGTGGGGCACCTGGCGAGTTACGTGGTGGCCGGATTGCGCAAGGCAGGCGACAACCGGACCATCCGGCTTTCCCCGCGCAACCGGGAGACCAGCGAAGCCCTGCGCCAGACACACGGCTGTGAGATCGCCCCGGATAACCAGGCGGTGGCCGACGAATGCCGCGTGATCCTGCTGGCCGTGCGCCCGCAGCACCTGGACGCGCTGCTCGATACGCTGACGTTACGCGACGATCACCTGCTGATTTCCTGCGTCGCTGGCGTCTCTTTGGACGCTATTCGCCAGCGTGTCGGCCCGGCCCGTGTCGTGCGAACCCTGCCTCTGGCCTGCGCCGAAGTCGGGGAAGGCGTCGTTCCGCTGTTCCCCGACGAAGCGACGGCGCGTGAGCTGCTCAGTCCGCTGGGGCGCCTGATTGCATTCGATGCGGAACGGGCGTTTGAACTGGCCTCGACGGCGGCCTGCGTCAACGGCTGGACCTACGCCTTTCTCGACCGGCTGAGCGACTGGTTCGCCGGTCAGGGCCTGAGTCCGGAGCAGGCGCGGGAACTGGTGGTTCACTCCATGCGCGGCGCGACCGGGCTGGCCGCCGGGTTTCCCGAGCGATCATTGCGGGGTATCTCCGACTCGATCGCCACGCCCGGCACCTATACCCGGGACGGGCTTGACGCGCTGGAAGCCAGGGATGCCTTTGGCGCCTGGGAAGACGCCTGCCAGCTCATCAAGGATTCATTGGATGGCTAA
- a CDS encoding type 2 periplasmic-binding domain-containing protein produces the protein MQWQARPVSIILNNMCIQELFGRLRRFLSSGRTTRAFVSALAMVLGIGTNAPVSATPAEPLALVVAAPDLPGEVNPLGPARDSDRVVQILAHCGFSTRFRVQPFGRHLLTFTQSDAIDAVMTVPFDAQIGGFGSLPYIAYQNAVIYSPKRLGPIETPQDLAGMRAVTFKGGHELLRLGSLPFESVLEVTDQRLHSRMLARGRVDVIVADPTIVAAINRQLIAQDDRLRPALSDLAVNPLFEPTRYKMVFKREDHQRAFDRCRIELETLGRLGLPAS, from the coding sequence ATGCAGTGGCAAGCGCGACCGGTTTCGATCATCCTTAACAATATGTGCATTCAAGAACTGTTTGGCCGGCTGCGTCGTTTTCTCTCGTCGGGCCGGACCACGAGGGCGTTCGTCTCTGCTCTGGCCATGGTGCTGGGCATTGGGACGAACGCTCCGGTCTCCGCGACGCCCGCCGAGCCGCTCGCGCTCGTCGTCGCCGCCCCGGATCTGCCTGGCGAAGTCAATCCGCTCGGACCCGCCCGCGACAGTGACCGCGTGGTCCAGATCCTCGCGCATTGCGGTTTCAGTACCCGCTTTCGGGTTCAGCCGTTCGGGCGCCACCTGCTGACTTTCACCCAGTCCGATGCCATTGACGCGGTCATGACGGTGCCGTTCGACGCACAGATCGGTGGATTTGGCTCCTTGCCCTACATTGCCTACCAGAACGCGGTGATCTATTCCCCCAAGCGCCTGGGTCCCATCGAAACGCCGCAGGATCTGGCTGGTATGAGAGCCGTGACCTTCAAGGGCGGGCACGAGCTGCTGAGACTGGGCTCGTTGCCTTTCGAGAGTGTGCTGGAAGTCACCGACCAGCGACTGCATTCCAGAATGCTGGCACGTGGCCGCGTGGATGTGATTGTCGCGGACCCAACCATTGTGGCCGCCATCAACCGGCAACTGATTGCGCAGGACGACCGGCTCCGGCCGGCACTCAGCGATCTGGCGGTTAACCCTCTGTTCGAGCCGACGCGCTACAAAATGGTGTTCAAACGGGAAGACCATCAACGCGCTTTTGACCGTTGCCGTATCGAGCTGGAGACCCTGGGCCGCTTGGGCCTGCCTGCGTCCTGA
- a CDS encoding LysR family transcriptional regulator, giving the protein MKNHELQLLYIFDAIMAERSVTRAAERLSMTQPAVSNAMSRMRQIWNDPLFVRKGRNIEPTSYAYSLWSQVNRPMHDLANAVGETRFEPATARRQFRIAATDVMIEILWRPLVERLEREAPGIDLLAVPYTPEGAQTSLREAHTDLAIGVLTQHDHSLRSQFLYQGGYRLAMGENHPLAGEAVTLDDFLEARHLLVSLSGDAHGFVDDYLNQQGLARRIAVTVNHFSVVPQMLRESNLIAAVPSLISYKPGFDDGLWQTDLPFEVNPTAIYLIWHARHDRDPAITWIRNQVEGILAERLGAPPSESGWFPRTDSGAPLLSA; this is encoded by the coding sequence ATGAAAAACCACGAATTGCAGTTACTGTATATTTTCGACGCCATCATGGCGGAACGGTCCGTCACCCGGGCGGCGGAACGGCTGTCCATGACCCAGCCGGCGGTGTCCAACGCCATGTCGCGGATGCGCCAGATCTGGAACGACCCACTTTTCGTGCGCAAGGGGCGCAATATCGAACCCACGTCCTATGCGTACAGCCTGTGGAGTCAGGTCAACCGGCCCATGCACGACCTGGCCAACGCCGTCGGCGAAACGCGCTTTGAGCCGGCAACGGCAAGGCGCCAGTTCCGGATTGCGGCCACCGACGTGATGATCGAGATCCTGTGGCGGCCATTGGTCGAACGGCTGGAGCGGGAAGCGCCGGGAATCGACCTGCTGGCTGTGCCCTACACGCCGGAAGGTGCGCAAACCTCGTTGCGTGAAGCCCATACGGATCTGGCAATTGGCGTACTGACCCAGCACGACCACAGCCTGCGCAGCCAGTTCCTGTATCAGGGCGGCTATCGGCTGGCGATGGGGGAGAACCATCCGCTGGCGGGCGAGGCGGTCACGCTCGACGATTTCCTGGAGGCGCGCCATCTGCTGGTGTCCCTGTCCGGCGATGCCCATGGGTTCGTCGACGATTACCTGAACCAGCAGGGTCTGGCCCGGCGCATCGCGGTGACCGTCAATCATTTTTCGGTGGTGCCGCAGATGCTGCGCGAGTCCAACCTGATCGCGGCGGTGCCGTCACTGATCAGCTACAAACCCGGATTCGACGACGGACTCTGGCAGACCGACCTGCCGTTTGAGGTTAATCCCACCGCGATCTACCTGATCTGGCACGCACGCCACGACCGGGACCCGGCCATCACCTGGATTCGCAACCAGGTGGAAGGCATTCTCGCCGAGCGCCTGGGCGCTCCGCCCTCCGAATCAGGGTGGTTCCCGCGTACCGATTCCGGCGCGCCGCTCCTGTCGGCCTGA
- a CDS encoding flavin-containing monooxygenase, whose product MMAHKDSTLNIVIIGSGFGGLGMAMQLKRAGFGHFTILEKADSLGGTWRDNTYPGAACDVQSHLYSYSFEPKSDWSRKFGLQPEIRSYLEQCADKYRLHEHIRFNTEVTAARFDRASAQWRIETRDGQEHRAHVLIPGCGQLNQPAMPDIDGLDRFQGPLFHSARWDHDVDLAGKRVAVIGTGASAIQFVPQIVPEVASLKLFQRSGAWVIPKPDRPFTGFEQWLFEAMPLADRLYRAFIYWRIETRALAFTRFGFLLNGLKWQTRRLARRHVRDPDKRAKLIPDYPVGCKRILISNDWFPAVDDDRVDLVTDPIESVDDNAVITQGGVRHPVDAIILGTGFRATDFLTPMTITGLDGRDLNAVWKDGAEAYKGISVAGFPNLFLLYGPNTNLAHSSIVFMLESQIRYVIKCLRLLRDPALRYMDVKADRQHDYNARLQETLSHTVWEAGCHSWYKTASGRNTNNWPGFTFSFRLMTSKLELSDYDLYSAYPANEKQGKPA is encoded by the coding sequence ATGATGGCGCACAAGGACTCGACACTGAACATTGTCATTATTGGCTCCGGCTTTGGCGGGCTGGGCATGGCCATGCAGCTCAAACGGGCGGGATTCGGGCATTTCACGATCCTTGAGAAAGCCGACAGCCTGGGCGGCACCTGGCGCGACAACACCTATCCCGGCGCGGCCTGCGATGTCCAGTCCCACCTGTACTCCTACTCGTTCGAGCCCAAGAGCGACTGGAGTCGAAAGTTCGGGCTGCAGCCGGAGATTCGGTCTTACCTGGAGCAATGCGCGGACAAATACCGCCTGCACGAGCACATCCGCTTCAACACGGAAGTCACCGCCGCCCGTTTTGACCGGGCGTCGGCGCAATGGCGTATCGAGACCCGAGACGGCCAGGAACATCGCGCCCACGTGCTCATCCCGGGCTGCGGCCAGCTCAATCAACCGGCCATGCCGGACATCGACGGCCTCGATCGGTTTCAGGGGCCCTTATTCCATTCCGCCCGTTGGGACCACGACGTGGACCTCGCCGGCAAGCGCGTTGCTGTCATCGGCACCGGTGCCAGCGCCATCCAGTTCGTGCCGCAGATCGTGCCCGAGGTGGCGTCACTCAAGCTGTTCCAGCGTTCCGGGGCCTGGGTGATTCCCAAGCCGGATCGGCCCTTCACCGGGTTCGAGCAGTGGCTTTTTGAGGCTATGCCCCTAGCCGACCGGCTGTACCGGGCGTTTATCTATTGGCGGATCGAGACCCGGGCCCTGGCGTTTACCCGCTTTGGGTTCCTGCTCAACGGGCTGAAATGGCAGACCCGACGCCTGGCCCGCAGGCATGTGCGCGATCCCGATAAGCGCGCGAAGCTGATTCCGGACTACCCGGTGGGCTGTAAGCGCATTCTCATCTCCAACGACTGGTTCCCGGCCGTGGATGACGACCGCGTCGACCTGGTGACGGACCCGATCGAATCCGTCGACGACAACGCCGTCATCACACAAGGCGGCGTGAGGCACCCGGTGGACGCCATCATCCTTGGCACGGGCTTCCGGGCGACGGATTTCCTGACGCCGATGACCATTACCGGTCTCGACGGCCGCGATCTCAACGCCGTCTGGAAGGACGGCGCCGAAGCCTACAAGGGCATCAGCGTGGCGGGCTTCCCCAACCTCTTCCTGCTCTACGGGCCCAACACCAACCTGGCACACAGCTCCATCGTGTTCATGCTGGAATCCCAGATTCGCTATGTCATCAAGTGCCTGCGCCTGCTGCGTGATCCGGCCTTGCGATACATGGACGTCAAGGCCGATCGTCAGCACGACTACAACGCTCGACTGCAGGAGACGCTCAGTCACACGGTCTGGGAAGCCGGCTGTCATTCCTGGTACAAGACCGCTTCCGGCAGGAACACCAACAACTGGCCCGGTTTCACCTTCAGCTTCCGGCTGATGACCAGCAAACTGGAGCTGTCGGATTACGACCTGTACTCCGCCTATCCGGCCAACGAAAAACAAGGAAAACCGGCGTGA
- a CDS encoding GMC oxidoreductase encodes MTETTYDYDFIVIGSGFGGSVSALRLSEKGYRVLVIEQGRRWTPDNLPRTNWRFWDYLWRPALGLRGFLSLRLFRHVMILHGNAVGGGSITYAQTLLVPPDSVWRDGNWAGLDNWETVMPEHYATAKRMLGVTRNQRPAAADDRLQAMARAGGVEDSFYYTDVGVFFGDENDPPGTEYTDPYFGGDGPPRHSCIGCGGCMVGCRYNAKNTLDKNYLYLAEKRGAEVRAETRVVDVRPLGQADGADGYEVITVPTFARGGKPRQRITTRQVIFAASSLGTQSLLFDLRDRGSLPRVSDDLGKRVRTNSESILGVRYPGCEDDLSKGIAIGSGIHIDRYTHIEAVRYPDGSNLLSSLLTVLTGGRPGPTRIGHWLGALGKLIAKRPVAGLRSLLPWRFSRETVIFLVMQTIEGHINMRWTRPWYWPFSKTLTSHGDRIPSYIPEANAFTEKAAQATGGIGLSSFSEITFNVPMTAHCMGGCAMSDSPATGVIDAQNRIFNYQGLYVVDGSMLSANLGVNPSLTITALAERAMSFIPPKSSASAATVVDVMIEPAPDTLGDNEPAE; translated from the coding sequence GTGACAGAGACCACTTACGACTACGACTTTATCGTCATCGGTTCCGGGTTCGGCGGCAGCGTCAGCGCCTTGCGGCTGAGCGAAAAAGGTTACCGCGTGCTCGTGATCGAACAGGGCCGCCGCTGGACGCCGGACAACCTGCCCCGCACCAACTGGCGCTTCTGGGATTACCTGTGGCGCCCGGCGCTTGGCCTTAGGGGCTTTCTCAGCCTGCGCCTGTTCCGGCATGTGATGATCCTCCACGGCAACGCGGTCGGCGGCGGCTCGATCACCTACGCCCAGACGCTGCTGGTGCCGCCGGATTCCGTCTGGCGCGACGGCAACTGGGCCGGGCTGGACAACTGGGAAACCGTCATGCCCGAGCACTACGCCACCGCCAAACGCATGCTCGGCGTCACGCGCAACCAGCGCCCCGCAGCGGCCGATGACCGGCTGCAGGCCATGGCGCGTGCCGGCGGCGTCGAAGACAGCTTCTATTACACCGATGTGGGCGTTTTCTTCGGCGACGAGAACGACCCACCCGGCACCGAATACACGGATCCCTACTTCGGCGGTGACGGCCCGCCGCGCCATTCCTGCATCGGCTGCGGCGGTTGCATGGTGGGGTGCCGCTACAACGCCAAGAACACGCTGGACAAGAACTACCTCTACCTGGCGGAGAAACGGGGGGCGGAAGTGCGCGCCGAGACCCGGGTGGTGGACGTGCGCCCGCTGGGCCAGGCGGACGGCGCCGACGGTTACGAAGTCATCACGGTGCCGACGTTTGCCCGGGGCGGAAAACCGCGTCAGCGCATTACCACCCGGCAGGTGATTTTCGCCGCCTCATCCCTGGGCACCCAGAGTCTGCTGTTCGACCTCAGGGACCGCGGTTCCCTGCCGCGCGTTTCCGACGATCTCGGCAAACGGGTTCGCACCAACTCCGAGTCCATCCTGGGCGTGCGCTACCCGGGCTGCGAGGACGACCTGTCGAAAGGGATCGCCATCGGCTCGGGGATTCACATCGACCGCTACACCCACATCGAAGCGGTCCGCTACCCGGACGGTTCCAACCTGCTTAGCAGCCTGCTGACGGTCCTCACGGGCGGCCGTCCTGGCCCGACGCGCATCGGCCACTGGCTCGGCGCCCTCGGCAAGCTGATCGCCAAACGCCCGGTGGCCGGGCTTCGCAGCCTGTTGCCCTGGCGTTTTTCACGGGAAACGGTGATTTTCCTGGTGATGCAGACCATCGAAGGCCACATCAACATGCGCTGGACGCGTCCGTGGTACTGGCCCTTCTCGAAAACCCTGACCAGTCACGGCGACCGGATACCCAGCTATATTCCCGAGGCCAACGCCTTCACCGAGAAAGCGGCGCAGGCGACCGGCGGCATCGGGCTCAGCTCGTTTTCCGAGATCACCTTTAACGTGCCCATGACGGCACACTGCATGGGCGGCTGCGCCATGTCGGACAGCCCAGCCACGGGGGTTATCGACGCGCAGAACCGGATCTTCAACTACCAGGGACTGTATGTGGTGGACGGATCCATGCTGTCGGCCAACCTCGGCGTCAATCCCAGTCTGACGATTACGGCGCTCGCCGAACGGGCCATGAGCTTTATCCCGCCCAAATCGTCGGCCTCTGCTGCGACCGTTGTCGACGTCATGATAGAGCCGGCGCCCGACACTTTGGGTGACAACGAGCCCGCGGAATAG